The window GTCTTATTTCTGTCTGAGAGACTAGTCATTGGCGTGGGATTCGATTGCAACCCCATGGTTTTTGCAGCAGATGAAAGAGGAATATGGTAATATCTTTACTGTTGGTAAATTTTTGGCTTGAGGGCTGTGGCATGTGAATAATGATAGTGAAGTATAAACTTTGTTCTTTTCTCTATAGGAGCTTTATCAGATTTCTTGGGGAAAGAAAGATTACATCTTCAGCTCCAAAATATGGTTCACAGGTACCTGGTTGTTTATTATGTGTGTTTATGTAACCGCATGTGCGGCTGTGTGAGATAGAGAGGGGACACAAGCTTCGCATTTCCCTGTAGTGGGTCTTAAAAATGTGGATATTTTGATCTTATCAAAAGAAGTGGGGAATGATTTTGGCTCTCTACTTTTAGCTAAAATGAGAACAAGGATAAAAGTAGTGGGTCTTAAAAATGTGGATATTTTGATCTTATCAAAAGAAGTGGGGAATGATTTTGGCTCTCTGCTTTTAGCTAAAATGAGAACAAGGATAAAAAGTATGGAAATGGGGAGTTCCAAATCACTCTTAAAAAAAAATGAATCTACTTCACTGTGAACATATCCAATGGGGTGGGGATGAACATTTGATTTAAGTGCACGTGTTGGATAAGAAAAATCAAAGCACAAGGAACGTTCAATGATGGCATTGTCCTGAGTTGGAACATGAATATTTTTGCTTTGCCCTGCTGATAGTAGCACATGCAGCAGGGCTAATAGGACTAATGGTAGCTCTCAATCACTGCACTACTTTCTGTTGGTCTGTGAATTTGTTTTCCGTCCTTCGTTAAGCATGTGCAACTTTTTGGAAATCCTAAGTACTTACAAGCGTATTTATGCTCTGCTGTGACATAAATATTTGGAACACTTGGAATTAATAGGGAGTTTTTAACCGTGGACTTCAGTTTTTGTCAAATATGGGATTGATTTTTCTATTATGTATGTGCTGGATTTCTCTCACTTGCTTTTGCTTACAGCTTTCTGGAGCATTTCGGACGCTATATGGCCAACCAAAACATGGATTAAACAATGATACAAATGACCATTCAAGACCACAAGGAACTGTCCATGAGAACTGCATCAAGTACTTCCACTGTTTCTTCTCTTAGACATTCCTTGTTTAATATCTCAACTTCCAATGGAAACGTTAAGCACCCACTCTACCTGTCATGGACAAGTAATTGAGTGGATGAGCAACAACTAAGGGAGGATGTAGGGTTACTTCTATGAATCTGTTATATTTTGGAGTTAAATGTATGACATGTTTCCTTGTAACTGTAGTTGTATTGTGCCGCTTGGAACTTCAGGGAGTTCTAAAGTAATGCGCTTCAGTACATCAGGTTAGCAAGTTGATATGAAATCGGTTCCAGTTGTTCATTTAAAAACCCTATCCTTATTTTTAGGAAGTCATCTTTCATTGTTTCTAACACCTTGAGATGGATGACAGGATTGGACGGAAAAGTTGCTGTCTGGGATTTGGAGAATCAAGCAGACTTATCAGAGTATCTTTAGACCTTCAACATAAACATGAAGTATATCTTAGGTAATGTTGGTGTCATTGGAAATGTTTGTATATTTGTACCGAGCAATTGGTAATAATTCTAAAGAAGCCTAGGAGAAAAGCAACAGATCTTGGTGATTTTATTTTTGAATACCTTTGTGTATCACTACATGTATTGCATTGTATTGTATTGTATTGTATTGTATTGTGATGTCTTCTGTACTCACTAATAGAAAAAGTGATGTTTGTGAGTCAGTCTCATCATCATTATTAAATTGCCTCTACAATGCTCTCTTGTATGTTCCTGCTGAATGCTGTTGTGAAAACAAGAAACCACTAGAAGATATAAATATAATTAATGAAGCTACCAAGGATTTGGTGTGATCCAAAATGACCCGGATAAGAAAGCCTTTATGGGGGAAATATCATAGGATCTGATACTGTTGTCCGTCAAGGAAAACACTTCCAAGGTTGAGCCCAGATGATAATCAAGAGCAAAACAAATGCAGTTTCTTTGAAGTACTGCTTTAGTTTCACTGCTGCTGTCGACGTAGATGAACGCATTACTTTTTTGGCTTAGGAACAATATCCGAGCACCAAGATCGACGACCTCTCTGCCCATTGAGCACCATTATCAATCAACTCCAGCTTGAACACTTGAATTCCTTCTATAGTTTCTCGTCTTTCAAAGTTGGAGCTATTGCCTCAGCCAGCAAGAGTAGTGAAAGTTCTACCTTTAAGAATAATTATAAACAACTCCTCAGATGTAGAATTTTTTGCCAAGTAGTAGACAACACTCGGATAGATATCGATCCCCCTTGAGCAATATGGTTGGGGATAAAGCGGGACTTGCCATTCAGCCCTATAACTAAGACGACTGCCTCCCCCGCTGCCATCGGCATCTTCGATTATTATGTTAAACATCATCATAAACTTGTGATCTGTAGCATATAACTTCCTTTCAATTATCTCTAAATCTGAAAATCTAGTCCCCGGATCAATTATCGCCCAGGACTTATCAAATGGTCTACAAAAAGCCAACTTTTCCTCCCAACAAATGCAAGCCACAAAACACTGCGAGCTCGTTGGTAATGTAGAGGCTACTACTTTCCTATAGAAGAATTCAATATCAATACTCTTGCTTCTTGGTGGTAGCATCACTCGGGCTCTTGATACTGGATTCAAGAAGCTTATATTGTTATGTTCGCCATCTATGTGCTTAACCACGATCAACCACCCCTCAATTGACCGAACACAACACTGCCATATCTTCGTCTGATATAGACGTGATTTCAGCTTTCCTTTGACAATCTTCTTGTTACTTAAATTGAAACCGTATTTGCCATCGGGCACAAGCCATGATGGCAACATTTGCTGGCAGTTGCTCTTCTTACAGCGTTTCGCCATGAACGGCAAACCTGACGACAATGAAGATAGTCTGATATGCATAGTCGTTCCAGAAACAAATGCATGATCTCTTCTGGGAGTTGTTCGGACCACCTGATGCTACCCATGTCAAATACAATATTGCTCCCACATTCCTTTGCGTTCATACAAGTTTTCCCTGCCATAGATCTACATATATACTTTAGGTTAAACCTAAACAAAAGTTTGCTCAGTATCTGCAGGCCAGAAACTATATAGAATATAACCTATAGGTTTTTTGTTTGATCGATCGAGCTCTTCTGGCTAGCCAGGTTAATAGGTTTGGTCTATATTACGAAAATCACTAGACACCAAACCCGGGCGTTATATATATAGAAAACATGCACGTACGTACCGACTCCTAGTTGTAGTAGGTAAAAGTTTTAGAGACAAAACACGAATCAAATAGGTAGAGAATTTGAATTTGGCTTCTCTACTTGGATTTAAGTTGCTTAGATGACTTCTAACTCTTGGATTAAGTACAATCTAAGACTACCATGTCATCCTTACTCCATCTAATGGTTATAAGACATTCAAGCAAATCTAAGCAACTTAAATCCAAACAGAGAATCCTAGAATTTAGGGAGTACTGAATCTGCTTATTTTACCTAAATCTACACAAAATAGAACATCGAATCCATAATGCCTAAAACCACATCTCAAAATCCTAAATTACCAAATCCACTGATGAGCTAGAGATTATGTCGGTCATCGAAGGGGAAGCGCCGCTCGTAGATGAAATACTTGACGAACCCAACCATCAGATCGAAACGAAAACGAAATGCTTCTTGTTGCCAAAACTAGGAAACCTCTTTTACCAAAGGGATATGGTTATGTTCCTTCGGCATCTTATGTCGATGAAAATGGTGACCACCAGCTAGTATTTACTCATCGAGTTGCTTAGTTACATGAGCTGTGATCGTTGTGGTATCAACGGTGACCACTGGGAGCCATTGTGCCCGAATCCAATCAATGATCCGCCAAAAATAATATCGTGGAAGTATATATTGAGGAATTTTAATCCAGAAGAATATCTTGAAAAACACAAGACTCAAGAACCGGAATTCGACCCACCACCACGATTGAAGGTAGTGAAATCAAATGGTCCTATAACATTATACCCCAATAACTAAGCTTTTGATTATTTTTATCAAGTTAATATGAGCATAATTCCTTCTAATCTATACAAAACTCATTCGAGAAATTAAGAATTGAAAAATGGAAGCATGCCATACTTTCAATTCTTAATCTACAAAATCTGGCCATGTGTCTATCGAGAATTGAAAACTATATGAGAGAGAGAGAGAGAGAGAGAGAGAGAGAGAGAGAGAGAGAGAGAGAGAGAGAGAGAGAGAGAGAGAGAGAGAGAGAGAGTAAGTAAGTAAGTAAGTAAGTAANNNNNNNNNNNNNNNNNNNNGAGAGAGAGAGAGAGAGCATTTTGATAAATTAACATAACGAAATTCAAAGTGAAAAAAGTTACGAGAGTCCTATCAAAAAGGGAAGAAAGTTACGAGATAACTGTAATTCAATCTTGCATTCTTGGTTATCCGACTTCGGCTCTTATCATAAGTTAATGAATTCATGCTTTTAGGGTTGTCTCTGTTTATACACACATCGGTTATTATGTCTATATCAATGTTTGAATATGAGCAAAATGCAAACGCGTCTTGGCATTGCTACTCTTCTTGGTAACTAGTACTACAAAATGCCATAATATATGCAATTGACGATCACTAATATTTGTTAATATTTGTTTGCTCGAGTCTAAGTAGCCATATGGTGTTTCATGCAATATTGATAAAGTTTCTTTATTTTAAAGTTGTTCATCGTAATTATTCAACATTAATTGTAGATTTGTAGATGCTCTGCAGTCTTCATCTCAATTAACCTAACATCCGATTAGAACTACGTACTCTCGCATGATCCTTTAGTTTTCCAGAGCTTTGGTCGATATGCTTGATGAAAGCCTCTTCGTTTCAAACGCGTCGATTTAATTTGAACACTACTAGCTTAGCAAATGACTTATTGTCTTGCTGAACTACGTACCAATATAAGAATAGTGCATCGTGATATCAAGATCGACGAGCAATGTGTTGCGCGCTGGATAAGATCTCTGATTTTGGCTTGGGAAAGCTTAATGAGGATGGCAACACTCACATTAGATCTCTGATACACACTTTCTAGTTTGTGGCAGGTTTTGGTACGTGGTATTAATATTCTTTTGTTTTTTGTCTATATTTCAGGTATTTGAGAAAGGGAACGAATTCAACAACTGCGAAGCTCTTTTCAATGTGTTTCTAAAGCCTGAAAACCAAATACTATAGTGAAAACTAAGCTGATATTTATGAATAAATATGAGTTTGTGTAAATGCGTGTGAAGGAAAGGTTTTAATAATTGAATTGATGAGTTAACGTTGTCGATTTGATAAATTTTTGTTTATGGCTTTGATGTTGAATTGTATGTAAGACAAGGATTACATGGAAATTTACTATTGACTAAAATTTAATTTAAACAAGAAAAATAATATAATCAATTAATGAAGCTACCAAGGATTTGGTGTGAACCAAAATGACCCGGATATATAAGCCTTTAGGGGGGAAGTATCATAAGGTTTGATACTCTTGTCTGTCAAGGAAAGCACCTCCAAGTTTGAGCATAAACGATCATCGTGAGCAATACAAATGCAGTTTCTTTGAAGTGCTGTGATATCACTGCTGCTGTCGACATTGTATATGAACGCATTCCTTGTTTTGCTTAGGAACAGTATCCGAGCACTAAGATCGACAACCTCTTCCCATCGAACACCATTATTAACCAACTCCACCTTGAACATTTGAACTCGTTGTATAGTTTCCGATCTTTCAAAGTTGGAGCAATTGCTAGCAGAACTACATTTAACAACAATTATGAACAACTCCTTTGATGTAGAATCTTTTACTAAGTAGCACTCGACTCTCAACATAATTTCACTGACCGTTATACAACATGGCTTGGGATAAAGCGAGACTTGCCTTTCTGCCCTATAACGAAGACCACTGCTGCCATTGCCGCTGGCATCCGCATCTTCGATTATTATGTCAAACATCATCATCAACTTGTTATTTGTTATAGCATATAACTTCCTTTCAACTATCTCTAGATCTGAAAAACTAGTCCACGAATCAATTTTCGTCCAGGATTTATCAGATGGTCTACAAAAAGCCAACTTTTCCTCACAAGAAATGCAAGCCACAATACACTGCGAGCTCGTTGGTACTGTAGAGGCTACTACTTTCCTATAGGAAAAATCAGTAAGCCATCTGCTTGTTGGTGGTAGCATCACTCGGGCTCTTGATACTGGATTCAAGAAGCTTATATTGTTATGTTCGCCATATACCTTCTTAACCACGATCAACCACCCCTCAATTGACCCAACACAACGCTGCGATATCTTCATCTGATACAGAAGTGATTTTGGTTTTCCTTTGACAATCTTCTTGTCACTTAGATTGAAAGCGTATATGTCATCAGGCACAAGCCATGGCAGCTCAGTAGCAGGACGACAACATTTGCTTGCAATTGCTCTTCTTACAGCGTTTCGCCATGAACGGCAAACTTGACGACAATGAAGATAGTCTGATATGCATAGTCGTTCCAGAAACAAATGCATGATCTCTTCTGGGAGTTGCTCGGACCACCTGATGCAACCCATGTCAATATTGCTCCCACATTCCTTCATCGTTGCGTTCATACAAATTTTCCCTGCCATAGATACTCAAGGTAAAACCTAAACAAAAGTTGTCATAGTATCTGCAGGCCAGAAACTATATAGAATATAGCCTACAGGTTTTTTGTTTGATCGAGCTCTTCTGGCTGGCTAGGTTTGGTCTATATTGCGAAAATCACTAGACACCGAACCCGGCCGTTATATATATAATTATATATAGACAAAACACCGAATCCAAATAGGTCTAGAATTTGGAGATTACTGAATCAGCCTATTTTATCCAAATCTTCACAAAATCGAACATCGAATCAAAAGGGCCTAGAATTTTGGATTAAGCAAAACGACACCTAGTGGGATCTGAAATCCCCAATATCGATCTCTCTCTCCCATCACTGTTAATATAAGGGACAATACCCACTAGCCCTAATTTTAAGAATTTTATTCCCACTAACAAAATCATATTTTAAAATTCTCAAGAGCCAACTTACACAGCAGAAAGACAAATATACCCTTAATGAATTAAATAAACTATAATAGATCATTATAAGAGAAGAAAGACAATTATACCCTTAATGAATTAAATAAACTACAATAGACTATTATAAGAGTTTACTATAAAATAAAGTTTTTATGACCGGATTCTCACGACTAATGATGTTGACCGGGCTCCGGGGACCTTTGACCGGATTCCAGGGGCCGTTGACAGGGCTCCTAGGACCGTTGACCAGGCTTCGGCGACTGTTGACCGGGCTCCGGGGGCCGTTGACCAGACTCCGGGGGCCGTTGTGCTTTAGTCAATTGTAACGGGTCCCTACTGGGGGCAGTAGGACCACCTACTGGGGCAGTAGGACCCTTGAACTTAAGATATACATGTATCAAGAAGAGAAGACATTATCGTGTACCAAGTGTATAGGAAGCACATCGAGCATCCACATCGGTAATAAGAAAGCTCACTATCATAAGATTAACTCCAAAAGAACACAATGAAAAATGTACCAAATCAAGAGAAGCACAATATCCGAAAGCACAATTTCAAGGAGAACACAATTCCATGTATAAGTGTCTCTCACCTCACCATAATACAGAACCAATTGATCCTTATAGAAAAGCATCAAAAACAATAAAAAAAAATGACCAAAAAAAGAGAGAGGGATTGCCATTTCTAGGCCAAGTAAAGTTATCTCAACATTAGTGAGAAGAAAAAAGTAACAACATAACTTCAATAACCTCAGGGCTTGAAATGAAGATCAAGCAATCTATTTCAAGTCTAAATTTCTGCCGCATGAAGATAAAGGTACTTCATTATCGAAGATACACTACTCGAAAATAGCATTTAGGTGACAGAATTAAAAAATTTCGTCTCCTAAATGGTACTTAAGCGACAGAATTTTCTACTTAGGCGACGAAACAGTTTTCGTCTCCTAAGTTGTTCTTAGGAGACGAAATATTCCTAAGAACGACTTAGGCGACGGAATGAAATTCCGTCCTTAAGTACTACTTAGGAGACGGAATATTTTTACTTAGACGACGGCATCTTGAAAAAATAAAATTAAAAAATTTATATGAATCACTTAGTAGACGGAACTACATTCCGTAGTCTAAGTAGAACTTAGGAGACGAAAATGTTTACTTAGGAGACGAAATGTTTTTAAAAAAGAAAATTAAAAAAATTATGAATCACTTAGACGACGGAAATAGAACATTCCGTCGCTTAAGTTCTAAAAATTTCAGCGCCCATCTTCCCGCGTAAAATTTCATGAAAATTCAAACCAAAATTTTTCAAAACAAACCAAAATTTCATGAAAATTCAAACCAAAATTTTTCAAAATTTTAAATCACACACTCACCAACCTTATCAATAGAAGGAAACCCATCTTTTCCCAGAGCTCTCTCTCTCTCTCTCTAAACCATCACTCTCATGTCTGCTTCTCTCTCCATTCTCACCGCTCCTTCATCCGCTGCCACCTTCAACTGCACCACCCCCACCAACGCCACCTTCAACTGCCACACGCTCATCGACTTCGTCCCCACAAACGCCACCACTCTCAACGCCGTCAAGACCCTCTTCAACATCACCCGGCCACCTCTGCACCCTCCTCGGAGCCAACAACCTCCCTCTCTCGACCCGACCTGACTCACCCGTCCCCGCCGCCAGCAAGCTCCTCGTCCCCTTCTCTTGCACCGAGCCTCAGATCTGGGTCCGATCTCCGCCACCACAGACGCCGCTGCCGCCACCTTTCTCTCTCTACCAAGCCTTCCCGCCGACCCACCACCGTCCCTCGAAAATTCAAAGGGGTAAGAAATCAAGGTAAGTTCTTCAATTTTTCTGGTTTAATTAGCTTTGGTGATAGATTTATGTGTTTTTGTTTAATTTGATTTTTATTTTAATCTTGGTTAGGATGTGATTGGTATGATGGTGGTGGCATAGTGGTTATTTGGTACGGTGGTGGTAGTGGTGGTGGTATATTTGGGGAAGATTGTTGGCATGAAATTGAAAGGAAGATACTGTATTGAAGTTTACTGACCCCTAGTAGAAGTTTACTGGGGGGCAGTAAACTTCTACTGGGTTTACTAGGGGGCAATGAATTTGTTTATTAGGGTAAGAATGAGTATCTGTTGTGTATAATTGGTATGAAATTGAAAGAGATATATTATATTGAATTTTACTGACCCCTAGTAGAAGTTTACTGGGGGCAGTAAACTTCTATTGGGTTTACTAGGGGCCAATAAAGTTGTTTATTAGGGTACAAATTGGTATCTGTTGTGTGTTGTGCCCCTAAAATTGAAAGGGAGTTATTTTTTGCAAGTTTACTGATCCTCAGTAGAAGTTTACTGGTACTGGGGGGCAGTAAACTTTATTTTTTCCATATGCAGTTTATAAATGCAAGTTTTTACTACTTATATGCATGATGATAAGAAGTTTAAGACATTTAGTTGTGACTTCTGAAACCTGTGATGGTGGTGGTGGTGGTGGTATTTGGAGTGGTCGGAGTGAGTGGATAAAAAACCTACAGTGGCGTTTTTATTTATTTTTTTAATTATTTTTCAGCCATTAGCGACGGAATTCAACTATTCCGTCTCCTAAATGGATAATTTTTTTTATTATAAAATAAAATCTGTCGCCTGAGTGCTTAGTAGAAGAAAGTATTCTGTCTCCTAAGAACCACTTAAGAGACGGAATTTTAGGTTTCGTCGCCTAAATGTCTACCTCACCACACTTAGGCGACGGATCTTAGCCAACGGACATTCCGTCTCCTAAGTATTTAGGCGACGAAATCTGTCACTTAGGAGACGAAATAATTCTGTCTCCTAAGTGCTTTTTTCCAGTAATATATGGCGAAATGCTTACAGAAAACTTAACTCGTCCATTCTCAAATCTCAACTCGACATATGTACGTTCTATGCATTTGAACTCTTTTCTTTTATTTCCTTCTAGGTAAACACATGCAGCACGGCAAAATAAACTACTGGACAATGTTGGACGTACCAGATTTGAGTAGAAAAAATTACATGTCTCACCATCTTACTACAAATTAGATGAATCTGCTGTTACTGCCCGCCTTTCGTATTCAATGGTCGAGCTACTTCAGAGCTATAGTTCCCAATAAACATTTATCAATCCTTCACCTCCGCTGTGAAAATGAAGCTCTGGTCTATGACATAAATTTTGGCTGATGAAAATGAAGCTCTGGTCTATGACATAAATTCCAGCACCACAACCCTCTATGACCCCCATGCCCCATTAACATAAATTTTGGACTTCCGCCATTGTCACTCTGAAAACCAATCAGGAAAGAAGATTCATTTCTTGAACTTGAGGCTGATGAAAATGTACGAAAATAATCATGCTAAAAACTTAACGAATGAAACATTCTTCAGAGTTCAGGCCATAATGACTCCTTTTTTTCTTTTTTTTTTGGAATGTCCATCATGACTCCTTAATTACATGATGAGTGGCATGCTGACCCAGAAGAAAACGCATAATGCAAAGAAACAGTTTATTCGTTCGACATGAGAACTGAACCTTCATCATCACATATATTAAAGCTCTCTCTCATCACTCTTACATCTACTATTAAAAAGCAGTAGTAGAAGAAGAATAACCAAATCGACATTAGCTACTTAACTAGAAAAGATCGACCAACCAAATCAGTAGAGCTAACAATTAACAACAAAAGTAAGATCATTTCTATATTAATTCAGTTGTCAGATCATCATCATCAGAATATTAACTCAATTCAAGCAGGCATCCAAGCTGTGGCGAAAACCACATTGTGTCCCTTCCAAGTAAGCACAAGATCTTCTTCTTCCCTCTTCATCCCCCACCCTGCAGCGTGCTCATCCAGCATAGCCTTCACCTCATTCACCGCCTCCTCCCCAAACGGAACGCTTCTAAACCCTGCGCTCCTCATCCTCTGCACCCACCGGCATTTCGGCTCGAGCCTCTCCACCCTCTGAAACCCCTCGTATGCAATCACATTCTCTATTTTCCAACACACATCGGCTTCATACCACTGCCTCTGCTTGCTCCCCCTCGGCAGAAACGTGTCAACAGTATCATAAGGTATCCACAGATAGTTGAAAGCCGACCTCAGCCTCCCCACCAAGTCGTTTGAAGTCAAGTCGGCGTCCTCATCCACCAAAACAACGACTGTTGGGTCCAAACCCCGAACCGCTTTCAAAAACATGGACCTCAGTGAAGTAGATGAAGTAGTAATGGAAGTTGAGGATGAAGAACAAGGCTCGAAATTCTGAAACGTCTCTTCTGGAATGTAGTGGAGCATCATGTGACAGTTTATGACTAGAGCCTCGTGTCCGCTCTCCGGGTACACCAAGTTCTGCACACGAAGCTGCTCGATTAAGTTTGCAAATCCATCTGTATAACTCGAAGGGATGACCCTAAACTCCAAGATTATGTTCCTGGATCTTGCGAAGTTAACCAATTTCGAACCGAGCTCCTCGTACGAAAGATCCAGCATCGGCGGCACGTCCTCCGTTGTTCCGGCCACGGTGAGCTTCAGCAGCGGAGGAGTAGTTAACCCGTCCTGACGAGAAGCAATGGCATCAACCAGAGTTGGGATTTGCATGCAGTGAGTCAAACTCAAGTCAACGATGTGGATAACAGAGAAACCTTCCACCGCTTCGAGAATGGCGGCGTTTGCGGCGGTGAAGCCGAACCTGTGCCAAGGAGTGAGGTCAATAAACCCTGCAAGCTCGATGACGGAGAATTTATGAGTGTGAATGGCAAGGTTGGCTTGCGCGGCGTTCATTGCAGCTAGGAGCTTAAGACTTCCGCTCCTAGCCGCACGAGCGATGAGAGCTCGAAGAAAAGCGCAGGTGAGGCGCTGGTTCG of the Fragaria vesca subsp. vesca linkage group LG6, FraVesHawaii_1.0, whole genome shotgun sequence genome contains:
- the LOC101311787 gene encoding putative F-box protein At5g55150-like, which gives rise to MKECGSNIDMGCIRWSEQLPEEIMHLFLERLCISDYLHCRQVCRSWRNAVRRAIASKCCRPATELPWLVPDDIYAFNLSDKKIVKGKPKSLLYQMKISQRCVGSIEGWLIVVKKVYGEHNNISFLNPVSRARVMLPPTSRWLTDFSYRKVVASTVPTSSQCIVACISCEEKLAFCRPSDKSWTKIDSWTSFSDLEIVERKLYAITNNKLMMMFDIIIEDADASGNGSSGLRYRAERQVSLYPKPCCITVSEIMLRVECYLVKDSTSKELFIIVVKCSSASNCSNFERSETIQRVQMFKVELVNNGVRWEEVVDLSARILFLSKTRNAFIYNVDSSSDITALQRNCICIAHDDRLCSNLEVLSLTDKSIKPYDTSPLKAYISGSFWFTPNPW
- the LOC101300368 gene encoding scarecrow-like protein 32-like, whose protein sequence is MNKNQTNRTRPWPGFPTSSKLTNFGDANCMEQLLVHCANAIETNDATLAQQILWVLNNIAPPDGDSNQRLTCAFLRALIARAARSGSLKLLAAMNAAQANLAIHTHKFSVIELAGFIDLTPWHRFGFTAANAAILEAVEGFSVIHIVDLSLTHCMQIPTLVDAIASRQDGLTTPPLLKLTVAGTTEDVPPMLDLSYEELGSKLVNFARSRNIILEFRVIPSSYTDGFANLIEQLRVQNLVYPESGHEALVINCHMMLHYIPEETFQNFEPCSSSSTSITTSSTSLRSMFLKAVRGLDPTVVVLVDEDADLTSNDLVGRLRSAFNYLWIPYDTVDTFLPRGSKQRQWYEADVCWKIENVIAYEGFQRVERLEPKCRWVQRMRSAGFRSVPFGEEAVNEVKAMLDEHAAGWGMKREEEDLVLTWKGHNVVFATAWMPA